A genome region from Akkermansiaceae bacterium includes the following:
- a CDS encoding adenosine deaminase produces MNVTDLTVLKGKDLVAALDFRKIPKVLLHEHLDGGLRPATVIELARENGYDGLPTSDAGELAAWFHRGAQKGNLPEYLEGFAHTSGVMQTKDALGRVAYEFMEDMKNDGVVYAEVRFAPLLHTNSGLTQDEVVQAVLEGLRRGERDFGVKWGLIICALRHLNTSLEAAELAIRWREAGVVGFDLAGGESGFPPKKHIDAFHAIERANFYITIHAGEAYGQESIWQALQYCGAHRLGHATRLRDDIHINSDGTLKAGTLAQYVLDRRIPLEMCLYSNLHTGACKDLAEHPFGVFFRNGFRVCLNTDDRLMSDTTMTKETILATELFDLSLADLERLSMNAIKSAFAPFGARTDIIFNVIKPGFAALRG; encoded by the coding sequence ATGAATGTTACGGATCTGACGGTTTTGAAAGGCAAGGATCTTGTCGCCGCCCTGGATTTCAGAAAAATCCCCAAAGTCCTCCTCCACGAGCATCTCGATGGCGGGCTGCGGCCGGCGACAGTGATTGAGCTGGCCAGGGAAAACGGATACGACGGCCTGCCGACCTCGGATGCGGGCGAGCTGGCGGCGTGGTTTCACCGAGGAGCGCAGAAGGGAAATCTCCCTGAATACCTGGAAGGCTTCGCCCACACTTCAGGTGTGATGCAGACCAAGGACGCGCTGGGGCGGGTCGCCTACGAGTTCATGGAAGACATGAAAAACGACGGCGTCGTGTATGCGGAAGTCCGCTTCGCGCCGCTGCTCCACACCAATTCCGGACTGACACAGGACGAGGTGGTGCAGGCTGTTCTCGAAGGCTTGCGCCGGGGCGAAAGAGACTTCGGCGTGAAATGGGGGCTCATCATCTGCGCCCTCCGCCACCTGAATACCTCCCTGGAGGCCGCCGAGCTCGCGATCCGCTGGCGCGAGGCGGGCGTGGTCGGCTTCGATCTCGCGGGCGGAGAATCCGGCTTCCCTCCGAAAAAACACATCGATGCCTTCCACGCCATCGAGCGCGCGAATTTCTACATCACCATCCACGCCGGCGAGGCCTACGGGCAGGAGTCGATCTGGCAGGCGCTCCAATACTGCGGCGCTCACCGCCTCGGCCACGCCACCCGGTTGCGCGATGATATCCATATCAACTCCGACGGCACCCTGAAAGCCGGCACCCTCGCCCAATACGTCCTCGACCGCCGCATCCCGTTGGAAATGTGCCTTTACTCAAATCTCCACACCGGCGCCTGCAAGGATCTCGCCGAGCATCCCTTCGGCGTGTTTTTCCGAAACGGCTTCCGCGTCTGCCTCAACACCGACGACCGCCTGATGAGCGACACCACCATGACCAAGGAAACCATCCTCGCCACCGAGCTCTTCGACCTCTCACTCGCCGATCTCGAGCGCCTCAGCATGAACGCGATCAAAAGCGCCTTCGCCCCCTTCGGCGCCCGCACGGACATCATTTTCAACGTGATCAAACCGGGATTCGCGGCATTGCGGGGATGA
- a CDS encoding nucleoside deaminase has product MKEEFMGKAIELARGGMLRGEGGPFGAVVVRDGEIIGEGWNRVLATNDPTAHGEVVAIRDACAKQADFSLAGCEIYTTGQPCPMCLGAIHWARIGAIYYGFSIDDAAGIGFDDREFFRQFSLPSAARSVPETQLCRSDALLLAGEYAGMAAKAGY; this is encoded by the coding sequence ATGAAAGAGGAATTCATGGGAAAGGCCATCGAGCTGGCGCGTGGCGGGATGCTGCGCGGGGAGGGCGGGCCCTTCGGGGCGGTGGTGGTGAGGGACGGGGAAATCATCGGCGAAGGCTGGAACAGGGTGCTGGCCACCAATGACCCGACGGCTCACGGCGAGGTCGTGGCGATCCGCGATGCATGCGCGAAACAGGCGGATTTTTCCCTGGCCGGCTGCGAGATCTACACGACAGGCCAGCCCTGCCCGATGTGCCTGGGCGCGATCCATTGGGCCAGGATAGGCGCGATCTACTATGGGTTTAGTATCGACGACGCTGCCGGGATCGGCTTCGACGACCGCGAGTTCTTCCGGCAGTTCTCGCTGCCATCCGCCGCCCGCTCGGTTCCGGAAACACAGCTGTGCCGCAGCGATGCGCTGCTGCTTGCCGGGGAGTACGCGGGGATGGCGGCCAAGGCGGGGTATTGA
- a CDS encoding serine/threonine protein kinase, translating to MSEPTHQPAFQAPEIGEVARLFPAYDIHTLIACGGMGAVYQATQRSLDRTVAIKILPREFSTDSAFRAGFEAEAKAMAKLNHPNLIGVYDFGEAGGMLYIVMEYVAGKSLFHSAHGFAVDQAEALAIVIGVCEGLANAHENGVLHRDIKPSNILLDANANPKIGDFGLARALEREIEEGEQIFGTPGYTAPEVLTPPYAIDQRADIYSVGVMLHELLTGKLPDADPRPTSQICGCNQRLDAIIFRALHPDPKYRYASAAELAEDLGKISTSPSRALLTSNAPPSTGKAPAAPALRRPALVPARPPSALSSSGNPKALAARPALGAQRPLSTRPATKVSAQESYFGSIMLGVILVVAIIVAFAVLSKDKTPPAPAAPPAPEAPVLPGEPAAAADADAVKDSPADPAAALNSAKSSIRLRVEPLLETHRRDLESDPGNRASLEGKLDADLKSLAGIYVLELQNQIEQLSKDGNQAAVNALEEEVRRVQSDPGYFRSAMQR from the coding sequence ATGAGCGAGCCCACCCACCAACCGGCCTTCCAGGCTCCCGAGATCGGCGAGGTCGCCCGGCTTTTCCCCGCCTATGACATCCACACCCTCATTGCCTGCGGCGGCATGGGAGCGGTCTATCAGGCCACCCAGCGCTCGCTGGACCGCACTGTCGCCATCAAGATCCTGCCCCGCGAGTTCTCCACGGACTCCGCCTTCCGTGCAGGCTTCGAGGCCGAGGCCAAGGCCATGGCCAAGCTCAACCACCCCAACCTCATCGGCGTCTATGACTTCGGCGAGGCTGGCGGCATGCTCTACATCGTCATGGAGTATGTCGCGGGGAAATCGCTGTTCCACTCCGCCCATGGCTTCGCGGTGGACCAGGCGGAAGCCCTCGCCATCGTCATCGGCGTCTGCGAGGGGCTTGCCAACGCCCATGAGAACGGCGTGCTCCACCGGGATATCAAGCCCTCCAACATCCTCCTCGACGCCAATGCCAACCCGAAGATCGGCGATTTCGGGCTAGCCCGCGCCCTGGAGCGGGAGATCGAGGAGGGGGAGCAGATCTTCGGCACCCCCGGTTACACAGCCCCGGAGGTTCTCACCCCGCCCTACGCCATCGACCAGCGCGCGGACATCTACTCGGTCGGCGTCATGCTCCATGAGCTGCTGACCGGAAAGCTCCCTGATGCCGACCCGCGCCCAACATCCCAGATCTGCGGCTGCAACCAGCGCCTCGACGCCATCATCTTCCGCGCCCTCCACCCGGATCCCAAATACCGCTACGCCTCCGCAGCCGAGCTTGCGGAAGACCTCGGTAAGATCTCAACCTCCCCGTCCCGGGCGCTCCTCACCTCGAACGCCCCTCCCTCCACCGGGAAAGCGCCGGCCGCCCCCGCCCTGCGCCGCCCCGCCCTCGTGCCCGCCAGACCCCCGTCGGCGCTTTCCTCCTCCGGCAATCCCAAAGCCCTCGCAGCACGCCCCGCCCTCGGTGCACAGCGCCCGCTCAGCACCCGACCCGCCACCAAGGTCTCGGCGCAGGAAAGCTACTTCGGCTCCATCATGCTGGGTGTGATCCTTGTTGTCGCGATCATCGTGGCCTTCGCCGTCCTCAGCAAGGACAAGACCCCGCCGGCACCTGCTGCCCCGCCGGCCCCGGAAGCCCCCGTTCTCCCCGGCGAGCCGGCTGCGGCTGCGGATGCGGATGCGGTGAAAGATTCCCCCGCCGATCCCGCCGCCGCACTCAACAGCGCAAAGTCCTCCATCCGCCTCCGCGTCGAGCCCCTTCTCGAGACACACAGGCGCGACCTGGAATCAGACCCCGGCAACAGGGCTTCCCTCGAGGGAAAACTGGATGCCGACCTCAAGTCCCTGGCCGGCATCTATGTCCTTGAGCTCCAGAACCAGATCGAGCAACTCTCGAAAGACGGCAACCAAGCCGCCGTCAACGCCCTCGAGGAGGAAGTCCGCCGAGTCCAGTCCGACCCCGGATACTTCCGCTCCGCCATGCAGAGGTGA
- a CDS encoding SDR family oxidoreductase: MSTTAYLKELFDLTGKTAVVIGGTGELCGTMAVGLARAGATVVLGGRIKEKAEKRLAEIGSHGGKGYFVPVDVTSRQSLHDMLDTVLEKSGGVDILINGAGTNSPTPFLEIPEEEYARILDTNLTAIFRACQVFGQYFVDEMRPASIINLGSISGLNPLSRVFTYSASKAAVHNLTRNLAREWADKDIRVNTLVPGFFPAEQNRKVLDESRVLDILRQTPASRFGNAEELIGATLLLASAKAGSFITGTELIVDGGFNAMSL, from the coding sequence ATGTCCACAACAGCCTATCTCAAGGAACTTTTCGATCTCACCGGCAAAACCGCAGTCGTCATCGGCGGGACCGGCGAACTCTGCGGCACCATGGCCGTCGGCCTCGCCCGCGCGGGGGCAACCGTCGTCCTCGGGGGCCGCATCAAGGAGAAAGCGGAGAAACGCCTCGCGGAGATCGGATCCCACGGCGGCAAGGGTTACTTCGTCCCCGTTGACGTCACCTCCCGCCAGTCGCTCCACGATATGCTCGACACGGTTCTGGAAAAATCCGGAGGCGTGGACATCCTCATCAACGGCGCAGGCACGAACTCGCCCACCCCATTCCTCGAAATCCCCGAGGAGGAATATGCCCGCATTCTCGATACGAACCTCACCGCCATCTTCCGCGCGTGCCAGGTCTTCGGCCAGTATTTCGTCGATGAGATGCGCCCCGCCTCCATCATCAACCTCGGCTCCATCTCCGGCCTGAACCCGCTCTCGCGCGTGTTCACCTACTCCGCCTCCAAGGCGGCGGTCCACAACCTCACCCGCAACCTCGCCCGCGAATGGGCGGACAAGGACATCCGCGTCAACACCCTCGTGCCCGGCTTCTTCCCCGCCGAGCAGAACCGCAAGGTGCTCGACGAATCGCGAGTCCTTGACATCCTCCGCCAGACCCCCGCCTCCCGCTTCGGCAACGCCGAGGAGCTCATCGGTGCCACCCTCCTCCTCGCCTCCGCCAAAGCCGGCTCCTTCATCACCGGCACGGAGTTGATCGTCGATGGTGGTTTCAATGCGATGAGCCTTTGA
- a CDS encoding CPBP family intramembrane metalloprotease, which yields MWDHYFGETAGYAPGTEEIVLIRIDRDMQLAEAMAEDPPLLRWLAHAHVLEEVVHDGIKSLEMLSEEQVLSEEAARALATLHLERDDVIVAIIPGADRFSRTWWNLKLASSDFTFPQGARTEALRSRALAVGSIIWGLGAIGLIFIPSAIRCLRGAFREKPRGYAAAWQPSLGITIFLLATLAWIGFSMVVELGIMQFSGIHPVLAILLDTAARILPTLIALALLFRKASHIPRAIGLDGHIHPPLLLGLFSLLVLTDQPLRWALGRFTPADPTGGLSYADAGISGLIFLIVSACLFAPIAEEILYRGILHRSLANRIGVLGGAIISSAIFASLHFYDWYGLASVAIFGFVCALTYQSTRSLIDVVALHMLYNTSITLPEWTIYHAPF from the coding sequence ATGTGGGATCACTACTTCGGGGAAACGGCGGGCTATGCTCCGGGCACCGAGGAAATCGTGCTCATCCGCATCGACCGCGACATGCAGCTTGCCGAGGCGATGGCGGAAGACCCGCCGCTGCTGCGCTGGCTTGCACACGCGCATGTGCTGGAGGAAGTCGTGCATGACGGCATCAAGTCGCTGGAAATGCTCTCGGAGGAGCAGGTTCTGAGCGAAGAGGCGGCCCGTGCACTGGCGACGCTGCATCTGGAGCGTGATGATGTGATTGTTGCCATCATCCCCGGAGCGGACAGGTTTTCCCGCACTTGGTGGAATCTCAAGCTCGCCTCCTCGGATTTCACATTTCCCCAGGGCGCCCGCACGGAAGCCCTGCGCTCGCGGGCGCTTGCCGTCGGCTCCATCATCTGGGGGCTCGGAGCCATCGGCCTGATCTTCATCCCCTCCGCCATCCGCTGCCTGCGCGGAGCCTTCCGGGAAAAACCCCGCGGCTATGCGGCGGCATGGCAGCCATCGCTGGGCATCACCATTTTCCTTTTGGCCACACTCGCATGGATCGGCTTCAGCATGGTCGTCGAGCTCGGCATCATGCAGTTTTCCGGCATCCACCCGGTGCTGGCCATCCTGCTGGACACCGCCGCCCGCATCCTTCCCACCCTCATCGCCCTCGCCCTGCTTTTCCGCAAAGCCTCCCACATCCCCCGCGCCATCGGCCTGGACGGGCACATCCACCCGCCGCTGCTGCTCGGCCTGTTCTCCCTCCTCGTCCTCACCGACCAACCCCTGCGCTGGGCCCTCGGCAGGTTCACCCCCGCCGATCCCACCGGCGGGCTTTCCTACGCGGATGCCGGGATTTCCGGCCTCATCTTCCTCATCGTCTCCGCCTGCCTCTTCGCACCCATCGCCGAGGAAATCCTTTATCGCGGCATACTCCACCGCTCCCTTGCGAACCGAATCGGCGTCCTCGGTGGCGCCATCATCTCCTCGGCCATTTTCGCCTCGCTTCATTTCTACGATTGGTATGGGCTGGCAAGCGTCGCGATTTTCGGCTTTGTTTGCGCACTTACCTACCAGTCAACCCGCTCCCTGATCGATGTCGTCGCCCTGCACATGCTCTACAACACCTCAATCACCCTCCCGGAGTGGACGATCTACCATGCGCCGTTCTAG
- a CDS encoding DUF393 domain-containing protein encodes MELSEKTKGIEVFYDGRCGMCCSFHEWINRQARALGIAFIPYQAADAEQVFPGLGALDPAREMVVRTDGGEIFRGAEAWVWCLYSCAKYQQAARKLGGPGLLPVAVRACRVLAANRHSLSKVFFRRKDKAVRAQLHRMEPVGCVGNFCATK; translated from the coding sequence ATGGAACTCAGCGAAAAGACGAAAGGGATCGAGGTGTTTTACGACGGGCGCTGCGGGATGTGCTGCAGCTTCCATGAATGGATCAACCGCCAGGCGAGGGCGCTCGGGATCGCCTTCATCCCGTATCAGGCTGCCGATGCGGAGCAGGTTTTCCCTGGGCTTGGGGCGCTTGATCCGGCGCGGGAAATGGTGGTGCGCACCGATGGTGGGGAAATTTTCCGTGGAGCCGAAGCTTGGGTCTGGTGCCTCTACAGCTGCGCGAAATACCAACAAGCCGCCCGCAAGCTGGGTGGGCCGGGCTTGTTGCCGGTCGCCGTCCGCGCCTGCCGTGTGCTGGCGGCAAACCGCCACTCGCTCAGCAAGGTTTTCTTCCGCCGCAAGGACAAGGCAGTGCGCGCGCAACTCCACAGGATGGAGCCTGTCGGGTGCGTTGGGAATTTCTGTGCAACAAAGTAA